A window of Chaetodon trifascialis isolate fChaTrf1 chromosome 3, fChaTrf1.hap1, whole genome shotgun sequence genomic DNA:
GGTGCATATAGGCCACAAAGTTTTCAGAAATATTTCGATTTAGCCAGACACAAAGTCTGAACTGCGCTCACCACAAGCGCACTTGTTTCTTATAAACCGCACTGAACGGCGTATTGCTGCATCAGGGAATTGAACAAATTTGTCTGTGTGGCTGAAAATTGGCTCAACTGAAAATCATTATATTTGGAgggaaactgaaaaaaaatgaaatgatcatGATGGTGATCAATGCACTGAACAGCAAGCTAGTCACTGCTGTGTGATGCACAGAGGAAACTAGACCCCCGACATTAGCAGCCAGTCTGTAACCTGTGCATGGCCTGACAGCTgccactccctctctctgtctctgtactTTCATGTCATCCCCACTATTATTTCAAaccttttttctcattttgagTTTTCTTTTGGTAAAAGGCAGGTGAGTTCTTAAAGGGGCCCTGTAGACAAACACAAGTATTTTAAATCCAGAGGTGTTTCCATCCATGTTTCCTATCCTGCAGtcttcttcctccctgcctTTGCTGGTGCATTGCAGCATATCTACCTGGTGATCAGTGGATGAGCATGATGCAGGATTGTGTACTGCATCACTCATGTGCGTGCGTCTTTGCAcacaagataaacaaaacggcGGCCCGCTTATCGCAGAGCGGCTCCATAGCGCTACAGGAAGCCTTGAACTCCACGGGACACCTTTGGGTTCTCCTTGATCACACAAGAGATTCACTAGTGAGAGAACCGCGAACTGCAGTGCATCTAAACTTGACCTTGAGCCAATCTGCATAAATATGTGGTTACCAGACACTGGGTGTGAATAGGGCCTGAACTAAAAAGCACACATCTATAACCCAGACGTCCTGGGGGGGGGAGTTTTAGGGAGAGCGTCAAAGTAGAGGGCTCCACTTTAAATGTAAATTGAGAATATCACGTGAGCCAAGATTCTTTTTGTTAAGTTACTAAGCTATTTCCAAGCTCAATAATGAACTTACTGTACTGACACTCAATGTAATCACCAAAATGAAGGACATAAGAAGCTTTTCCTGGCCTGCAGCAGGAAAGCGTTATAGGCCTGCTTAACAAAGGATGACACCAAGCATTATGCAAAGATTGAGAACATCCCCTTTCAACAACAAATTTAACAAGTGAGCTATTGAAGACGCACATTCCTCGATGAGACGATGCAAAGGCAACTTACAAGTAAGCCTGTCTTTTTCTAATAATGAGAAGAAGCTGATCGGTGAAAGATCCAACAGTGCTTATTTGTTCACAGGGATGCTACAGATAATAGGGATTCATTTTCCATGTGAGGAGACTGATGCAACAGATACTGATTGGATCAACTCACCGCCAGCATACATGGAAGCTAGCATGATAGAGGAAATCCATGCTACTTCACTGGAGCTGGAGTCTAACTGCTCCTGGATCTCGCCGAAGAAAATGGACAGGACTTTGGGAGTGGAGTAAGCGAATCCAATGGAAATGTGGGCCGCAAGGACCACCACCCACCCCCAACCACCATCCAGGGGCTTGTAGTCCAATTCATCTGCAGGAGCTGGGGACATGTTCCTGTGTAGAGTGGAAAATGTAGATGACACTGTGTTAACGACAAAATATGTGTTATTAACCATAGACTTCGAGGTAGTATTTGCATGCACAATTGATagttttgtggagtgaatgtGAGCAAAGGAGAAgccaaatttcaaaataaaagtctgacTCCATTGCTCGCACATTCATTTTCAGGCATTTTAATACACGGACTAGCACTGTATGACAACTAAACCAAAGCTTTACTCATTTCTGGCGCTATGAACGGTTTGTTTAGTCAGGTTTAAAAACACAATAGTAAACAATAACCGACCGAACAATAATTTCATCAGGATAAGATGAGAAACACAACATGCTGGCGTATGATCCTTACATCAAGCTCTTCGGTTATGCAGCCAGTCTGTGGACACATAAAATCTATGTAATCATTAGTTACTCAAtgaactttttttgtttgtcctcGAACCGCTAAAAGCACGTGACAGTGTCCCTAATTAACGAGGCTGACAGCGTTGACAAAAGTGTAACATATGTCTTGTTAATGCAGTATAAACAAGTGaagtttcagctgtttgtggaGTAGTCAGCCGGAGAGATCGCATCTGTTGCCGTTTATTTGACTCCAATCACGAGGAAAACTACAATAAATAAGAGCGAGAGCCGCTTAGCGCTGTTCCTGAGTCTGAACCGCAGCGTTTCCCCAAAAAACGAGCGCACAAAAGTCCAGCTGTTACACATGTTCAGTGTCGAATTACCAATAAAGCCTTTTAATGAAGAGAGGAGCCAAACGGGGGGAAATCTTCGCACGTGGGCAGCGATCGATCACTGAGACAGAACTTCAGTGCGGCGTTAACCCTGAAACTCTCACAGCATTTAAGACAGATCAGCTCACGGATGTGTTGTGGAAAGTCTCAGGAGACCTTACCTCTCATTGAGCGCCTGCTCTGCTCGTCTGTCTGCAAAGTTTCTGTCTGGAGTTTCAGCCTGCTGCTTTATTTGACGTCGGGTCACGTGTCGCACGGTGGCCCGGGGGCTTCCTCGCAGTTTTGACTCATCTCAGGATCaggagtgaaggagtggaggagctCTACCTCCTCTGCACGGCGTTCAGCCCGCAGcatcagacacagcagctgggAGTCAGTTAACGGTGGCTTTCACTGAGGTTTCCACCCTGCGCACGTCTACCTGTGGCtgtgactgctgactgagactACAACAGCAACACGCAGCAGAGGCCGCAAGTTTCCGAACACTTTAGGCAATCACGACAAAGTTTTCATATGAGCAAACTATGGGCATGTCGCTTAGGACACCTGCTTTGTGTACAAGTCATTTTTCCAACATTAGTTTCACCTATAACTCTGTATCACAGCTCCAGTGGgtcagaagtttacatttcagtcaACTGTAGGTTTGTCTGTGGATGTATTTTAAGGCCTTTCTGCTAGACATCATGGGAAACTCAAAAGAAATCACCCAAGACCTAAAAAAAAATGGTGGCCCCCCACTAGTCTGGTTTATAAGAGGGAACAATTTCATCAGCACACAAATATAAACACTACGCATCACGCAGCCGTCACACTGCTCAGGAAGGAGTGGTGGTCCGACTCCAAGAGATGAACTTTGGCACAAAAAGCGCAAATCAATCTCAGATCCACAGGGTACAAAAGCATCTATGTCCACAAAAATGAGTCCTATATCAACATGTCCTGAAAAGCTGCTCAGGAAGGAAGAAGCCACTGCTCCAAAACTGCCGTAAACAAGCCAGACTACAGTTTGTAAATGCACAAAATTGAACTGTGTGGCCGTTTGGCCGTTGGGTGCTTTGCTGCAGGAGGGACTGGTGCACTGGCGTCATGGGGAAGGAACATTTTGTGGTGATATCGAAGAAACATCTCAAGACATCAGCCAGGAGGTTAAAGCTTGGGCACAAATGGCTTTCAGGACAACAAAGTCAAGGGACTGGAGTGTCCAtcacagagccctgacctcaatcCAACAGAAAAACTGTGGGCAGAACTAAAAAGAGAAGTGATTGAACGAGGAGGCCTACAAACCCACCTCAGttccagcagctctgtcaggaCCAATGAGCCAAAATCCAGCAACTTATTGTGAGAAATGGAATgtgatgaaagaaataaaagctggaaaaaataactctctgcttttattctgacatttcattcTTAAAATAAAGTAGTGATCTAAGTGACCTGCGTAAGGGAAAGTTTACGAGGACTAAAGGTCAGGAATTGTGAAAAGCTGAAGTTGGCTAAGGTTTACGTACATTTACGACTTCACCtttatatgtaaaaaaaaagggggggggggtaaatGAATAAACTTCACCTTTAatagttttattttcaaattatGTGCAATGTGAATTTCACAGTTGAGCTCAACCATCACGATAgcccaaaacagacaaaccagcGAAGTAGAAGGAGGAAAATGCATGAACACAATGGAATAGCACCCATAAGCGATGCATGTAGCTGAGCTCTGTGTCGCAGCCCAAAGGCCGCTAACTGCTGAAcacaaagcaggtttttttttttttagcttgttGTATTATATGACTGgtgtttgaaatgtgatgtAACAATGCAGTTACTCGATCTGTAATGCTTAGTTTCAGTGAGATGGTACAAAGAAATACTACTGTACaacagaggggaggaaaaagaaaatcaaaatatatCACACGCCCAGGTAATCATTTTTTCTCAACAGAGCAGGATTACTCTACCATAACTAAATAGGTaattacacaaagaaaaaaaaaaaaacagccactggagacaacaaaaagaaaatcacatctATTTTTTCAAGTTATAAAAGAAATTGAAGAGAAGTTTAAAAAACTGTGCAAGTACAGCAAACCTATAGTACAGTATATTAcacataacaaaaacatttaaatacagtACTGTGTATCAGTAGAAATCCTGAGAGTTCTCCGTTCCTGGTTCTCCAATGGCCGTCTGTAGACATGTGGATGAAGCTCAAGCCTTCTCTCACACTCGATGAGGGCAAAGTTCAAGCCGAGTCCGTTAAAAGTCAGCTGGAAGTCAGTCAGCAGTGGATCTTCTCTTGGAGAAGTTATATATCCTCAACTCCGTACTGAATGTGACTCTTCTGCTATCAATTTTCCACGTAAATCTCCTGGACGATGGCTGTGTGGTTACTAAAACCTTTTCGTATAGAGGGGCACTCACTGCTTTGATCCAATCCAAGGGTCATGTGTAGTGCAAAGATGACACAGGAACCTGCATGAGGAAACTGACGgcactgaaaatgtcacacTTTCACAGGGAACGCCACTCAGTGGTGGTATTAATTCTTCTATACAAGATTgtcaaaaaaaaggaaaaaaaaaaaagcagcaccaacaatttgtgtcctctgtgtgatgGTGTGTAAAGACGGATTCGTGGCTGCTGGATGAATCAGCGCACAACCCGGACCACCTTCACTTGTTTATATAGGACCGCTGAAGTGGAGAGTGATTCAGTGCAACGTTGAGTAAGACTTTTCAGATATTCTTCATCGTGAGGACCAGTTTTTGATTCTGATGCCCCTTCTCACGCCACAGGCACGTCGGCATCCCAAATGATCTGCACTAAACGACGCATCACTTCAAGCCTGCACCCATGCAACAGCCACACAATCATTATTGGAACTACCATGATTTTCACGAGCAGAGATAAGCACACAAAATAATTAATGCACTTTTACTAAGATAATATAACGTAATATAGCCTAATCACAGTTCCATGACTTATTGCTACCACAAAATTATTTTCAATGTCCAGATCAACCATAACAAGACCTcaaatgcttttttcttttttttggcatttaaGAGGAAGGCTCTTCCAACCTTTTTTCAGAGAATTAGAATCCAACACCGAAAAACAACCTCAACAGAGCTCAATGCTGAACTGAACTTTTCACACAGTTGCTTAATCAACACAATGGCCTGAAATGTCCCTTTACTCCCAATCAAATATAAATGAAGTTTCTGAGGTAAGCCTGTTAGTTGGTCTGAACTTTCCACTTAGTGTTGCCGCAAATTTGACTCCGTCCTTATTTCTCCAATGTGGAGAGTGAGTACTAACATTTCACTTAAGTTGTCTTCGCGTGTGACACAAAATGGATGCCAACTCAGAGTGGGAGGCACGAGCCCCCACGCAACTGGAATCTcaaacaaaacttaaaaataGCTCGGAAGCCACACATAGTGTATTGTTTGACACAAAGACGCGTGTGAAGGAAGAGACGGCCATAAAAATAACATAGAAGCTTTGAGCTTCAAAAACACGACGGTAATGTAAATCACAAGCACACTTCAAATTAAAAACCTGCCTATAAAATAAGCTGAGGAAAGACTTGAGCACAGAgtagagaaagaagaaaaaaaaacaaaaaaccacacacacacgcaaacctCAGAGCCAGCAACCTACTAATGAGCTATGGTACTCATCTTACCCGTATGAATATATAGTTTATATACTTATTTATATATAGATTTATATATAGATTTTCACCTTATGCTGACACGTAGCATCCATATCTCCAGAGGGCACTTTCATCTTATCAATACCCCCGTTCGCATGCTTATCGTTTGTAAAAATCCTTACCTATaataagtatatatatatataaaaaaaaaaaaaatagaacaaCATGGCTCAACAACAAGCAAAAAATAGGATAATTGCACTTATGATTCATTGTACGGTTTTGTTAAACAAGCATCAGTGTGGGTAGCTGGTGCTGTCAggaaaaaaatactgcaatCTTTAAAAGCACCCCCATTTTGATCATGTTAAACCAAAGTGTGAACGACTTAAGACTTAACCAAAAATGGTCCTTGTGGCGCAAACCCAAGGTAATACCAGGCACAAGGCAGGCAGGACCACGCCATTCCTTCTGCCTCATAGATTGGGTTCACAAAACCAGCTACCTCAAAGCACTTTCTGTAGACACTGTGGGTAAAGTTTGGCCACCACACATTCAAAATGGCGACCCAGATCCCAGAGGCGGTCGGGCGTCTCGTAGACTTTGGTCCATTCGTCTGCCTCATCGTCGTACTGGTAAAGGGAGTTCTTACGGCTGGTGCGGAACACGTGCTCCTCCACCATGACCTGCGTGGCTCGTACAAACAGGTGTAACTTGCCTTGCAGCAGCATGGCTTTTATATACGGGCTTGTGGCTTGGTCAAAGGGCAGATCTCTCTTGCGGCTCCACGTGTTCTTCTCGATGTCGTAGACCTCCACAGTGAAGGTGCGCTGGTGGTTCCTGCAGATGCCAGCAATGTAGTAGATGCAGTTCTTATACAAGGCAGCCAGACCCTGACTTCGAGGGACAGTCATGGGGGCAAGATGACTCCAATAGTCCTTACGGGGATCAAAGCAGAAGAAATATTCacctgcagaaaataaaaagaaatgttaacACGGAGCTGTGATCAACATACTAGCTCATACGTTTATCATACAAATGAGAAATTATGTACACATTTTCCAATAAGTTTAAATTAATGAGAAAAATGGCATTATCAGGGTCAGAGATTGCATCACTTCACTCAGCATAAACTCACCTTGGAGGACATAGATGCGGTCCCTGTACTCCACAGCACTGTGAAACTCCATGGCCACTGGCATCGGACTGACTGCTGTCCAACAGTTGTCCCTGGCATCATAGCACTCCACTGACTTTAATGCATTTCGGCCATCACCTTCATACACTCGGCCCCCCAGTGCATAAAGCTTCCCACAGCAGTGTACAAGTCTGCAGCCTATCCTCGCTCTCAACAGAGGTGCACGTGGAAGCCATCGGTTGCCTGCGTGTTCGTATTGCCAGAAGTCGCTTTCTGCTCGATGGTCTATGGACACCTCGCTGTTGCTTGGTCTGTAACCTCCAGCAATGTAGATGTCATTCTCTGAGGACACCAAGATGCCGACCTCCCGGAGATCATTGGGTGGTTTGCAGAGCTTGAAAACCCTTCCTGTGGCTGTGTCCAGGCAAGGCACCGTCTGCTTTTTCCCTGAGTGTTTGTGAGCGGCGTCAAAGCAGATGACCATCTCAGAGGCAGTCATACCCAAGCGCTGTGGGCAACCATTGGTGCCAGTGAGGCGGGCTTTGGCCTCAGCAGGGTCCTTGGACAGGGACAGGGCGCAAGCGAACGGGGCTGGTATCCGACTGAGAAAGGCCTCATCCAGCAAGGGCAGACGGATGCATTGGGAAAAAACCTCACCTAGGTGGGCCTCACGGCCTTGCAAATCATGCTCGAGCCAGCGGACAATGCTCTCGTAAACATGCTCTTCTTTCTCCACGTTGAGGTCATCATTGTTCAAAATGCTGACAAGCTGCTCCTTGGTCATCTGGAGGAACTCTTGCTCCCACGACACACACAAGAACtaccacaaaaacaacaacaacaacaacaacaaaaaactgttACAAGGCCAGAATAAAACAATGCCTTTGGGCAAAAAGTATAATGAAAAATTGGATTAAAGTAGTATCAGGCATAATCATTACATTACAATGCAAGTAACTTTTAAGAAACCAATCATGTGCTGATGTTACGGACCTTCTTGCGGATGTAGTCCTGAGAGCGTTCCCTCAGCTCCTGGTGTCCATAGGCATCAGCAAACATGTAGACCCCTATACAGTTCTGGGGGTCAAGTCTGCTTATCATAAACTGGGCACACTGGTCCTGCAAGGCAGGAATCTGGAAAATGCTGGCTGCAGTGAACAGGGCCTGGACATTGGACTCAGAGAGCGTGACCCTGGATGTGTAGGCATAGTCTAGGACGAGGTGCATGGATTCAGATTCCACCCCAACAATTCTGACCTCACGCTGGCTGCTCTCTGTAAGGCCACTAGTGAACATGGACCTGGTGGTGATGGTAGAGGAAAGACAAATGCTTTAACTGTATTCATCAGTTCTTACAGAACAAATGCATGCTGATTCTAACATTCTGAAACTTGACAAGAAAGAATGAGCTGAATATAATAACATTTTACAGTTAACCTGTAGCCAAGCCGACTACAGAACTGAGTAATGTTTTACTTTCAACATGTCCTACCTAAAATATGGACTGATTGCGGCAAGGACATTTCGGTGACATGAGAAAGTCTTGCCGTGGTCCACTTCTACGACGATGTCTGTGAGCTGTGCTTCATCATACAAGGCTTTGAGCTGCTGAAGGATGTTACAGGCATGAACAGCATCTACCCCGTTGTAGTTGGTGCTTGGAGGTGTCCCATTTTGTACTTGTAACAGCTT
This region includes:
- the kbtbd8 gene encoding kelch repeat and BTB domain-containing protein 8, which gives rise to MAASGEVGKLLQVQNGTPPSTNYNGVDAVHACNILQQLKALYDEAQLTDIVVEVDHGKTFSCHRNVLAAISPYFRSMFTSGLTESSQREVRIVGVESESMHLVLDYAYTSRVTLSESNVQALFTAASIFQIPALQDQCAQFMISRLDPQNCIGVYMFADAYGHQELRERSQDYIRKKFLCVSWEQEFLQMTKEQLVSILNNDDLNVEKEEHVYESIVRWLEHDLQGREAHLGEVFSQCIRLPLLDEAFLSRIPAPFACALSLSKDPAEAKARLTGTNGCPQRLGMTASEMVICFDAAHKHSGKKQTVPCLDTATGRVFKLCKPPNDLREVGILVSSENDIYIAGGYRPSNSEVSIDHRAESDFWQYEHAGNRWLPRAPLLRARIGCRLVHCCGKLYALGGRVYEGDGRNALKSVECYDARDNCWTAVSPMPVAMEFHSAVEYRDRIYVLQGEYFFCFDPRKDYWSHLAPMTVPRSQGLAALYKNCIYYIAGICRNHQRTFTVEVYDIEKNTWSRKRDLPFDQATSPYIKAMLLQGKLHLFVRATQVMVEEHVFRTSRKNSLYQYDDEADEWTKVYETPDRLWDLGRHFECVVAKLYPQCLQKVL